The Canis lupus baileyi chromosome 26, mCanLup2.hap1, whole genome shotgun sequence DNA window ATAAAAATAGGTGTGAGGGCAGCAGGCCTAGAGATAGAAAAGCACATTAAAATTTTcgttacagggatccctgggtggctcagcggtttagcacctgtctttggccgagggcgtgatcctgggaccccgggatcgggtcccctgtcgggctcctggcatggagcctgtctctccctctgccagtgcctttgcctctctctctctatgtctatcacaaataaataaaatatcttaaaaaaaaatttcgttacataaaatggaatataaaaatgaatgagttgTCATTGACTTTAAtgatttgtgaaataaaaattatttttactttataaactCAAAAGCAACCGCCAGGCTTTCTATCTTGCAGACTACTATAGAAGATAAAAGCAAATATggaaaaaatccagaaaacagcaagaaatatatactataaaatagGACGACTGATGACCAAACAAATTAGCAATGACCAAATTATAGCAATGATACAATGGGTTAAATCCCAGCTGGAGTGGAGGCGCAGAAGTTTTTAGGACTGACCCTTTGTGCCTCCAGCTTTTTTTAACGCTGAACCCTAGGCCTGGTTTGCTTCCCCGCAATATTCGTGGTATTCTAGGCTAAGACCTCCAGCCCGAGCCGGCTTCCTCCCGGCAGTCCTCCCGGGCCAACCGGGGCGGAATGAGCATTGACGGTACAGAATGAAGCACGCGCGTGCAAAACTGGTGCTCTGGGTGAGGGACGAAGTCCTCACCTCACCTCCTCTCACCCTCGGTTGCAGCGTGGGAGTCGGGGCCGGGTCTCGTGCAGGTGTGGGGCACGGGGTGAAAGCACTCACACCTTGCTGGGTTATATGTACATCTTTCCTTCGTCGCCTTCCTTTTCCTCCCGGACAGTGAGCCTCCGCAAGCAGCAAGTTTCAGACCGGCTCTCTTTACTGCCAGACTGAGTCACGGCTCCTCCAAGCCTCTAACACACCTGCCTGCGGTCCCCGCGCTCGCGCGGGTCTTCGCTCCGCGGTGTCGGATACCCACGGGAGggctcgccccgcccccaccttGCAGACTTGCAGTCTCACGGCGTCCGCTGGGAGGCCGCGTCCGGAAGAGCTGGAGCGGGAGAGGAATGAGGCTCGGGGTCGGCATCGCGAGCCCCTTCCCCAAACCGGAGGGGCTCCTCCCAATGGCCAAAGAAGAGGCGGAGGGTGCGGTCCCACTGGATTTGTTAGAGATTAGAGCCTGGGGGCCGAACCCAAGGGGCTTGGGAGAGTAAGCGGCGACGAGCAGAGGGGCTCCGGCCGACCTACGGAGCCCTGGAGAAGGTGAAATAGAGGGGTCCCACGCGTGAACCGGGGCGCAGCTACAAAGGGGTTAAGACACTGCGCCCCGCCCCAGCCTGGGGATTGGCGGCCCCGGGGGGCGTGGCCGGGGGGCGGGCCCGCGTTTGCCGCAGCCGCGggtgggcggggcccgggcggggagCGGGAGGGGCGCGGAGCGGAGCCGGGCccgcgccgcgcgccccgccgGGCGGGCTTCGGGCTGCGCCAGCGAGCCGGGCCGGTGGCGGCCGCGCCGAGGACCCCGCACTGGACCCTGAGGTAGCGAGTAAGTGAGGCCGGCCGACCGCGGCACCCCTCCCGGCTCCGACCTGTCGCCGTGCCCGCTGCACCGCGGTGTTCGTCCTGCCGGacccggagctggggagggggcgcgTCCCGCTGCTGGggtcccggggcgggggaggggagtggagatAAGGCCGATGATGTCATGGATGCTTCACCAGGCCTGGGGGGAGGTGGCGGCCGGAGGGGGTGCGGCCGGGATTATGTCACCTCTTCCctctgcgccccgccccccggggccaCACGCGCTGGTAGGGAGCAAGGGAAGGTGCTTGAGGGGTTTCCTGCACCACAGAGACCCTTGGGCACCTCCTCGGGACAGCCTATGGCCGGGGTCTCTATCTTGTTGGCGCTGCGGGCCGTGGACTGCTGGTGAATGGCGAACACCCCCACTCCCCTGCGCGGAAGCtcgtgtgtgcgcgcgtgtgtgtgctggggtggggggggcgctgTCAGCCCCCTCAGTCCTTAAAACACCAGCTTCACCAGAGCCAGAATTTAGGAGATGGTTCTCTTCCCCCGTTTACACCAAGGGAAGGTGGATCTCTCCTCACACATCCCAACCAAGAAGTTCTGAAGACCTCTGCACCCCCAAAGCCCTACAGTGCCCCCAATCCCCATTCACCCTCAGTCCTTCCCAGAAGCCCTTCCTGATTTTCCTGTCCGGATTCATTGCCTCTTTGCATTGCTCATAACTAGCGTTCCCATGGCACTCTCTCTGCATCTCCTCGGGGTCAGGGCCCAGAGACCCTCAGGACTCTGCCATCTGTGCCCCAGGAGCATCCCCAGGCCAGCCCCTGGGGAAGCCTCAGAGTGCAATCTCCCTGGAGTAGCCTGAGCCAAGTGCTCCAAGGCCCCTGCTCCCCAGGGGCGATCGGGGATGCTGTCCTGGGAGGCAGCATTTGGATTGGTCCTTGAAGGATGCAGGGTGGACATAGCTGGGAAGAGATTTTCTGTGGAGTGGAAAGGATCTCGGGTCAGGAGAAATAGGATGGGCAGCGGGAGATGTCTTGGAGGCTCTGCTGCAAGCTCTGCTCTGGTTCTGGAGATTGAGAGAAATGCCAGGCCTTTTACCCATAATACATTGACTTCTTAAGATTCCTGTAAGGTAGGTGTGAGAACCTGAGGTGAAATAACCGGCATGCATTCACCCCTAATCAGTTCAGCTGGGCTTTACACTTGAGCTGATGCCTCTAGAACTCTCTTCGACTGTTCTTGGTGTTGCTCATGGAAGAATTTGGGCAGAGCAGAGACAAGATCATCTTTGCCCTTTAGAAAGAGTCCCTTAGCAGCTGGGTGTGGGAGGGAGTGCAGGAGGGGAAAGGCCAGTGAGAAGCCCCCAGCAAGGGTGCTGGCAAGAGGGGCTACTGAAAGCTTTAGGGGACAGATGGGCTGGTATAGGGGCCTCTGAGACCACAAGAGAAGGGTAGAGTGTTTTTAGCTTTGAGAGGGACACAGATAGGGAGGAGTGGAGTGTCACAGTGGATTGGAGAGATGTCCTCATGTACAGCCCACATACAGTTCATTTGACCCCTTTGTGACCATCAGTACTATGCATAAAGTCCCAGGCACTGAAGGCTGATGgcacagagatagaagcagagttGGGCAACAGGCAGTCATCCCCAGTTATTGAGCTGATGCCTTGAGGCTGCCTATACAGACCATGCTCAGCTACAGTGAGCCAGTTCAGGACTAACCCATCCAGGAAGCTCAAACCCCTGGGGTCAGGTTCTGCCTATCAGGGAAACAAATGCCCCTCTTTGTCCTGCCAGCTCCCTGCTGGGGTTTTGAGAAAGCTGCAGCAGCCCAAACTCAGGAGAGGCAAGGGGCAGAGAACACTTGCATAGGGTTTATCATGACAGGTTACAATTATGGCAAGAGACTCTTTGGGGAATGAGGCTCTAGGGAGAGCTGCTGTGGGTTGACAGTCAAGGATTCCCCAGGTAGAGAAGGAGATGGTCCCAGGAGACAGTCCTGGGAACACTTCATTTCCATCTAAGACTCTGGGCATTGAACTTGTCTGGGGACCACACACATTCCAGGGAAACAGTGGGGCAGAGTGCCATATAACTAGCCTCAACCTATGGTCAGATCCTCTTTTCCTGGATCACAGAGAAGGTAGTACGGCATGTTTGTACAGACCTACATATCATAAAGCATCCTCCCAAACACTATCCCCTGTCACTCTCAATGATCAACACAATCACTCTTGAGGTTTGCTCCTGCCCACATCCAGACATCTCTGGTGGAGCCCCCtcgcctctctatctctcatctCACTATTGGCGCCTTCCTTCAGCAGAGCAACATACTCAGGTTTCTACCAtgcttaatataaaatttaaaaagagcctTTGGATCCCAAACCACTTTAAATCACTGCCTTCTCTTTCACGAGGATACTCTCCCATCTTTCTCTCCAGACTCATCAACTCTTGTAGTCTGGCTTTGCCATGCACCACTTTTCTGAAACCATTCTCTCATAGACACCAGTGAGGTTTCCACCTGCCAAATCTACTGGGAGTTGCTCCCACATTCTTGAAGCCCCCCAGCTTGTTCTGCAGGACTGGCCACCTTCTGGGCTGCTTCTTTCATCCACACTGCCCCAGGCTCTTGGGGATCTGCCACCTTAGCTTGATGCTgggctccagccacactgccCTTGAATGCTGACCACCCCAATCTCTTTCTGCTCCAGTATATAAGTGAGATCTCTGTCTGGTCTTTCCCAAAGTATCTGTTTTCCCCAGATATTCTCCCCCTCTTTTGTTAAGGAAGTCACACACCCtggttccccatctgggactcctCCCTTGCCCTCACTTCTGAACCCCATCTTTGTGTTTTGTCACTTCTTCCTCCCAGACCCTGCCCAGGCCTTCCCACTGGTTTCAAGCCTCAGGCCACTCAGCCTTCATCCTCCTAGTCCCCAGCTGCTCCCTACGCTGTACCCAGGGATGCTGAGAAAAGGGTCCTGCTTAGGGTGAGAGGGGGATTTTTGAATTGCAGGGTAGCTGGGCTCAAGAatgtggggagcagaggcagagcagagactggagtgaggCCTGAGAGGCACTAGAGCACCAGAGGTAAGGAGGTACTGGCTCTTAGGGTCCTGCACTTGCTGACACTGCACTGAAATGCCAGCACCACCTGCCTCGCTTGCCTCACCCTAGTCTCAGCCCTGCATTCGAGGACGATTGGGTCAAGGGAAGAAGGTGGTAAAGTGCTGTTCTCCACCCCTTGGAAGGGGGATGGACAGATGCTGAGGGAATGGAATTTTACAAAGGCAGTGAGGACTGGCTTGGTGGTGAACTTTCCAACCACTTAGGGCTGTAATTCCAGGTGTGGTGGCCAAAAGATTCCTGAAGGGTAAGAGTTTTGTCAGGTTCCCCTGATCCGGGGCCTAATAGGAAGGACTCGGCATCAGAATGGGCATCTGGGTAGAAGACAGTCTGAGGGCACTCAAGGGGCATGGGGTGCCACTTGAACCCCTTCACCTTGGTAGAGAAGAAGGGCTCCTTgcctggtttctctctctctctctctctctctcgctctctctttttaattttatttatttattcatgagagagacagggacataggcagagagagaagctggctccatgcaggaagcccgatgtgggactcgatcctgggactcgatcctgggactccaggatcacgccctcagccgaaggcagacaggtttaacccctgagccacccaggcgtcccatccttGCCTGGTTTCTCATGGGAGTAGAAGGCAAAAGCTTGAAGGGTGCCCCTACCACCGCTGGCAGACGTATTCGAGGGTCTACATGCGCGGCAGACACTGCCTGGTGCCTTTGCCCCGCTAGATTATGCAGATCTCTAGGGCAGGTGTTCCCCGGTGTTGAGACAAAGGAACCAGGAAGCAGGGCCTCCCTGAACACAGGTAACCCGAGGCCCTGTCGCCGTGCTTGcgttcccccccgccccccctcccgctCTTGTGGGCTGGCCTTGGGGAAGGGGGGCGCACGCTCTCGGAAGGGCTCGGAGGACTTCACGGTTCAAGGTCCaaagggaaggtgggggagagggaataATCCAGGAAGTCTTCCCGGTGGCAGTGAGTGCTTGGAGGGGATCAGAGGCGCGGAATCCCCTGCGGGCGCCGCCGGGCGCGgaagccccgcccctccccccgcccacctgTGGGACACGCTGGAGCCGAGGGAGGCTCCGCCAGCGCCCGCACCTTGCGGGCGCCCGCCCCGGCCTCAGACTGCCGCCGAAGCTTCTGCGGAGGCACCGGCCGTGGGGAAGGGGCTTCTGGTGAGGCCGCGTTGGGAAGACATCGGGAAGGTCCCCTCGCAACGCGCTACGGCCACGGTCCCCGGCCGTCCGCTGAGGGCGGGGCGAGCCCGAGGTGGTGCCCACGTGCGACCCAGGGGCGCACACCGGTGGCACCTCCCGCCCACCCCCCACCGAGACCCCAGTATCTTCCCGTGCCCGCCGCCTCggggtgcctggcacatggcagccCCACGAGGTAGGTCCTTCATTCCTCCCATTTCGCAGAGGAGGACACTGCAGTCCAGGATGGCTCAGCCGGCCCGTCCAAAGTCGCACAGCTGCTTCGGGCCGAGCCCCGACTGCAAGAGTGAGGCACATGGCCCCTGCAGACCAGGCCTCGGAGGGTCCCAGGCTTGAGGACCCGTCGGCCACCCACCCCCGTGGAAAGGCAAGGAGAGGAGCCTGCGCTGGTAGTGAGCCTCCACTTCTGCCCTTGACTGCGACACCCTAGGTTAGGGCGGGAAGGACCCCTGCTCACAGGTTTCGGTGAGGGGTGGGTTCTCTCCTTCCCTTAGTTTCTGAGGTACCCTACTGAGCTCAAGTATTGTTGTACCCTTCCAACCCCATCTCCCCAGCCCACAAGGGTGGGTTATAGGCATCCAGACCCAAGGTGAAGAAAACCTGAGTTTTGGGGGTTACAGTGAAGAATCGGGGCTCATGGTGGAGGTGAGGTTGAGGCAGGAGCTGAGGAGTGGAATGTTGAACTGAGCAAAACTGGGAGGGTATGTGCATGGTGCCTTGGGCTCCATCAGGTGGGCCACAGGTGCCCCATTACCAAGCTGTCACTGTAACTTACCCCAGCCCCATTCCTTCATCCTGGGTGTCTGGGAACTCTTGTACCCACTGAAGGGAAGGGGGCACAGAAGGGCAGGGTGCAAGTGGCGCTGAGGCTGACTCGGCTGGgatggtgggagtgggggtggggctgacCCATCTTTGCCTTCCACCTATGCCTACAGTGTCCCCCCTGGCTTAGTCATGGCGAAGCTGGAGACACTGCCTGTGCGCGCTGACCCAGGGCGGGATCCTCTCCTGGCCTTTGCCCCTCGGCCTTCTGAGCTCGGACCCCCAGACCCTCGCCTGGCCATGGGCAGTGTGGGCAGTGGGGTAGCCCACGCCCAGGAGTTCGCCATGAAGAGTGTGGGCACCCGCACAGGGGGTGGAGGCAGCCAGGGCAGTTTCCCTGGCTCACGCAGCAGCGGGGGTGGAGCCGGCAGGGAGAGGCCAAGCCGCTATCCCTCAGAAGACAAGGCTCTCGCCAACTCCCTCTACCTCAACGGCGAGCTGCGGGGCAGTGACCACACTGATGTCTGCGGCAATGTGGTGGGCAGCAGTGGTGGCAGTAGCAGCAGCGGTGGCAGTGACAAGGCCCCACCACAGTATCGTGAGCCCAGCCATCCACCTAAGCTCTTGGCCACCTCTGGCAAACTAGACCAGGTCAGTACCCAGGGCATTTttctgaggggtggggggagcgaaATCCAGAGAGGAAGGTATAGTGGATCCTGGAGGCTGGGTTGTAGGGGCCGGAATTGAGGTTgggctggggagccctggggtggGATGTTAGGGGTCAAGTCTAACTGGTGGTTCCAGAGCAGAGACTTGGCTTTTGGGTGCCATGAGGTGGAAACCCAGCTGGGAGGGACTTCCAGGATTATGAGGCTGAACGTATCTTGGCCAGAGGGAAGAGGCTGGAGCCAAGACTAAGGCCCCATTCTGATGCCCACTccttcttgcttgcttttttacTCAGTGCTCAGAGCCGCTAGTTAGGCCTTCGGCCTTCAAACCTGTTGTACCCAAGAACTTCCACTCCATGCAGAACCTGTGCCCCCCGCAGACCAATGGTACTCCTGAGGGACGACAGGGTCCTGGTGGTCTCAAGGGTGGACTGGACAAGTCTCGGACCATGACCccagcaggtgggggtgggggtggcctctCAGACTCAGGCCGGAACTCACTCACGAGCCTGCCCACCTACAGCTCCAGCTATAGCCAGCACCTGGCGCCCCTCAGTGCCTCCACCAGCCACATCAACCGCATTGGCACTGCCAGCTATGGTAGtggcagcggcggcagcagcggtGGTGGTTCGGGCTACCAGGACCTGGGGACCTCTGACAGTGGGCGGGCCTCCAGCAAGAGTGGGTCGTCCTCCTCCATGGGGCGGCCGGGCCATCTGGGAtcgggggagggaggaggtggaggcctGCCGTTCGCGGCCTGCTCACCACCCTCGCCCAGTGCTCTGATCCAGGAGCTAGAGGAGCGGCTgtgggagaaggagcaggaggtgGCAGCTCTGCGGCGTAGCCTGGAGCAGAGCGAGGCAGCGGTGGCCCAGGTGCTGGAGGAGCGGCAGAAGGCGTGGGAGCGAGAGCTGGCCGAGCTGCGCCAGGGCTGCAGCGGGAAGCTGCAGCAGGTGGCCCGCCGTGCCCAGCGTGCCCAGCAGGGCCTACAGCTGCAGGTGCTGCGGCTGCAGCAGGACAAGAAGCAGCTGCAGGAGGAGGCAGCTCGGCTGATGCGGCAGCGGGAAGAGCTTGAGGACAAGGTGG harbors:
- the LZTS3 gene encoding leucine zipper putative tumor suppressor 3 isoform X1, yielding MAKLETLPVRADPGRDPLLAFAPRPSELGPPDPRLAMGSVGSGVAHAQEFAMKSVGTRTGGGGSQGSFPGSRSSGGGAGRERPSRYPSEDKALANSLYLNGELRGSDHTDVCGNVVGSSGGSSSSGGSDKAPPQYREPSHPPKLLATSGKLDQCSEPLVRPSAFKPVVPKNFHSMQNLCPPQTNGTPEGRQGPGGLKGGLDKSRTMTPAGGGGGGLSDSGRNSLTSLPTYSSSYSQHLAPLSASTSHINRIGTASYGSGSGGSSGGGSGYQDLGTSDSGRASSKSGSSSSMGRPGHLGSGEGGGGGLPFAACSPPSPSALIQELEERLWEKEQEVAALRRSLEQSEAAVAQVLEERQKAWERELAELRQGCSGKLQQVARRAQRAQQGLQLQVLRLQQDKKQLQEEAARLMRQREELEDKVAACQKEQADFLPRMEETKWEVCQKAGEISLLKQQLKDSQADVSQKLSEIVGLRSQLREGRASLREKEEQLLSLRDSFGSKQASLELSEAELPAACLKPALTPVDPAEPQDALATCESDEAKMRRQAGVAAAASLVSLDGEVDAGGDSGTRALRREVGRLQAELAAERRARERQGASFAEERRVWLEEKEKVIEYQKQLQLSYVEMYQRNQQLERRLRERGAAGGASTPTPQHGEEKKAWTPSRLERIESTEI
- the LZTS3 gene encoding leucine zipper putative tumor suppressor 3 isoform X2, with the translated sequence MAKLETLPVRADPGRDPLLAFAPRPSELGPPDPRLAMGSVGSGVAHAQEFAMKSVGTRTGGGGSQGSFPGSRSSGGGAGRERPSRYPSEDKALANSLYLNGELRGSDHTDVCGNVVGSSGGSSSSGGSDKAPPQYREPSHPPKLLATSGKLDQCSEPLVRPSAFKPVVPKNFHSMQNLCPPQTNGTPEGRQGPGGLKGGLDKSRTMTPAGGGGGGLSDSGRNSLTSLPTYSSSYSQHLAPLSASTSHINRIGTASYGSGSGGSSGGGSGYQDLGTSDSGRASSKSGSSSSMGRPGHLGSGEGGGGGLPFAACSPPSPSALIQELEERLWEKEQEVAALRRSLEQSEAAVAQVLEERQKAWERELAELRQGCSGKLQQVARRAQRAQQGLQLQVLRLQQDKKQLQEEAARLMRQREELEDKVCQKAGEISLLKQQLKDSQADVSQKLSEIVGLRSQLREGRASLREKEEQLLSLRDSFGSKQASLELSEAELPAACLKPALTPVDPAEPQDALATCESDEAKMRRQAGVAAAASLVSLDGEVDAGGDSGTRALRREVGRLQAELAAERRARERQGASFAEERRVWLEEKEKVIEYQKQLQLSYVEMYQRNQQLERRLRERGAAGGASTPTPQHGEEKKAWTPSRLERIESTEI